The following are encoded in a window of Mycobacterium vicinigordonae genomic DNA:
- a CDS encoding enoyl-CoA hydratase/isomerase family protein: MAAKADRKAGKIIRYDKDITTRIATITFDRPEQLNAPTIAARRRYADLLHRASLDDDVKVVVIRGAGEDLGSGADLEEFMQAKNAADSGPLLAEFGLGTEDVRYPPKDTFRHGAAIGQWYANPNSGIRGLQDFKKISIVEAKGYCYGWHFYQAADADLVIASDDALFGHPSFRYYGWGPRMWWWAQTMGIRKFQEMVFTGRAFTAAEMYDCNFLNSVVPRDQLDAEVAKCALACASNRPTDTVFLQKTFFEVMKQFQGEYLGSVLSGVFESMGGGMRPDGGTFSLAAAVDRGLADAVKDNDNKFPPEWRLSKKARKADGGKKKR; encoded by the coding sequence ATGGCCGCCAAAGCGGATCGCAAGGCGGGCAAGATCATCCGATATGACAAGGACATCACCACCCGCATCGCCACCATCACCTTCGACCGGCCGGAACAGCTGAACGCACCTACCATTGCCGCGCGGCGGCGCTACGCCGATCTGCTGCACCGCGCCAGCCTCGACGACGACGTCAAGGTGGTGGTCATCCGCGGCGCGGGGGAGGACCTGGGCTCCGGCGCCGATCTCGAGGAGTTCATGCAGGCCAAGAATGCTGCCGACTCAGGGCCGCTGCTCGCCGAATTCGGCTTGGGCACCGAGGATGTCAGGTATCCGCCGAAGGACACTTTCCGCCACGGAGCGGCGATAGGGCAATGGTACGCCAACCCGAACTCGGGCATTCGGGGCCTGCAGGACTTCAAGAAGATCAGCATCGTGGAGGCCAAAGGCTATTGCTACGGCTGGCACTTTTACCAGGCCGCCGATGCCGACCTCGTGATCGCCAGTGACGACGCGCTGTTTGGGCACCCGTCGTTTCGATACTACGGTTGGGGCCCCCGGATGTGGTGGTGGGCCCAGACGATGGGCATCCGCAAGTTCCAGGAAATGGTCTTTACCGGAAGGGCTTTCACCGCGGCGGAGATGTACGACTGCAACTTCCTCAACAGCGTGGTGCCTCGCGACCAACTCGATGCCGAGGTGGCGAAGTGCGCGTTGGCTTGCGCCAGCAATCGGCCCACCGACACGGTCTTCCTGCAGAAGACGTTTTTCGAGGTGATGAAACAGTTTCAGGGCGAATACCTGGGGAGTGTGCTCAGTGGAGTGTTCGAATCGATGGGCGGCGGGATGCGGCCCGACGGTGGCACCTTCTCCCTGGCCGCTGCCGTCGACCGGGGCCTGGCCGATGCGGTCAAGGACAACGACAACAAGTTCCCGCCCGAATGGCGACTGAGCAAGAAGGCGCGCAAGGCCGATGGCGGAAAGAAGAAGCGGTAG
- a CDS encoding ferredoxin, with protein MKVTVDQDICASSGNCVMNAPEVFDQRDEDGVVVLLNPNPPADQADATRKAAAFCPALAIQIEE; from the coding sequence ATGAAAGTCACTGTCGACCAAGATATCTGCGCTTCGTCAGGCAACTGCGTGATGAACGCGCCGGAGGTCTTCGACCAGCGTGATGAGGACGGCGTCGTCGTCCTGCTCAACCCGAACCCTCCCGCCGACCAGGCCGACGCGACCCGTAAAGCTGCCGCATTCTGCCCGGCGCTGGCAATCCAGATCGAGGAGTGA
- a CDS encoding amidohydrolase family protein has product MTSTLYPPKGFGAPKDRKGHALDSNVGLPAGTEVFSADNHISLASDIFYERFPENLKDKAPRIWYEDGAYQVGRKGQSFLPGDFSAVLMQYDDLPGAASTNIEARIQELREDGVDKELAFPNAVLALFHYPDKALRELTFRIYNEYIAELQEKSNGHFYGAGLINWWDPEGTRKTLSELKSLGLKTFLLPLNPGKDDDGNIIDYGSTAMRPVWDEIEAAGLPVTHHIGETPPKTPCQFNSVVVGMMINIDGFREQFAKYLFSGILDDHPGLRIGWFEGGIAWVPWALQDAEHLVASYQHMFNRPLEHDVRYYWDTHMSASFMVDPLGLELIDRIGVDKVMWSSDYPHNESTYGYSEKSLAAVVEAVGSEQAVRIVSGNIREFLGL; this is encoded by the coding sequence ATGACAAGCACGCTTTACCCACCGAAAGGCTTTGGCGCACCCAAGGATCGCAAAGGTCACGCCCTCGACAGCAACGTTGGCCTGCCCGCCGGGACCGAGGTGTTCTCCGCCGACAATCACATCTCGTTGGCCTCCGACATCTTCTACGAGCGCTTTCCCGAAAACCTCAAGGACAAGGCACCGCGAATCTGGTACGAGGACGGTGCATACCAGGTTGGCCGCAAGGGTCAGTCGTTCCTGCCGGGTGACTTCAGCGCAGTGCTCATGCAGTACGATGATCTGCCTGGGGCTGCCAGCACCAACATCGAGGCCCGGATTCAAGAACTTCGCGAGGACGGCGTCGACAAAGAGCTTGCCTTCCCGAACGCCGTCCTGGCACTGTTTCACTACCCGGACAAGGCACTTCGCGAGCTCACCTTTCGTATCTACAACGAGTACATTGCGGAATTGCAGGAGAAGTCCAACGGCCACTTCTACGGGGCTGGCCTGATCAACTGGTGGGATCCGGAAGGTACCCGAAAAACGCTATCCGAGCTCAAGTCGCTGGGGCTCAAGACGTTTCTGCTCCCGTTGAACCCGGGCAAGGATGACGACGGAAACATCATCGACTATGGCAGCACCGCGATGAGACCGGTGTGGGACGAGATCGAGGCCGCCGGGCTTCCGGTCACGCATCACATCGGGGAGACGCCGCCGAAAACCCCCTGTCAGTTCAACAGCGTGGTGGTCGGCATGATGATCAACATTGACGGCTTTCGCGAGCAGTTTGCGAAGTACCTCTTCTCCGGCATCCTCGACGATCACCCCGGCCTGCGAATCGGCTGGTTTGAAGGTGGGATCGCTTGGGTCCCATGGGCTTTGCAAGACGCCGAGCATCTAGTCGCCTCCTACCAGCACATGTTCAACCGCCCGCTTGAGCACGATGTTCGCTATTACTGGGACACCCACATGAGCGCCTCATTCATGGTGGACCCGCTGGGCCTGGAGTTGATCGACCGGATCGGCGTGGACAAGGTGATGTGGTCCAGCGACTACCCGCACAACGAAAGCACATACGGCTATTCGGAGAAGTCGCTCGCGGCCGTCGTCGAGGCCGTCGGGTCCGAACAGGCGGTCCGGATTGTCAGCGGCAACATCCGTGAATTTCTGGGCCTATGA
- a CDS encoding DoxX family protein, with translation MASLLRTVGRAVLAGVLIFAGVGHLTFARTTFYAQVPPWLPLDTDFVVSASGVVELVLGAALLLLTRWRASVGWAVALFFVLVFPGNISQFVTHTNAFGLNSDLARGIRLLFQPLLVVWALWCTRPLARVTSSSPDAYSREEPPTP, from the coding sequence GTGGCCTCCCTCTTACGCACCGTCGGGCGGGCAGTTCTCGCCGGCGTGCTGATCTTCGCAGGAGTCGGGCATCTGACGTTTGCGCGAACCACTTTCTATGCACAGGTGCCTCCATGGCTCCCGCTGGATACCGACTTCGTGGTCAGCGCCTCGGGTGTGGTGGAACTCGTGCTCGGAGCGGCACTGCTGCTGCTCACCCGGTGGCGCGCGTCCGTCGGCTGGGCGGTCGCGCTGTTCTTTGTGCTGGTGTTTCCCGGTAACATCTCCCAATTCGTCACGCACACGAATGCTTTCGGTCTGAATTCCGACCTGGCTCGTGGTATCCGCCTACTGTTCCAGCCGTTGCTGGTGGTCTGGGCGCTGTGGTGCACGCGGCCTTTGGCTCGTGTCACTTCTTCTTCGCCGGACGCCTATTCGCGGGAGGAACCGCCGACGCCATGA
- a CDS encoding M24 family metallopeptidase, with protein MSTEVLADDTALRHGRRERALAQMAEHDLDVLVLGRQANIRYITGAPQLWVAGTRPFGPSCVLVRATGAIHLLSTWDEGVPEDIPHENLYGISWNPVNTVAALRRIEGAATARRVGTDALSPSFAQLLPTAFPDAELVDGELAMRAARRIKTADEIRALRESIKVAEMALSAAVSELRPGMDETNLAGVLLEALAAGGVSTPSNQDVAWVTSREHPWRRAGGDGRIQSGDLVALSSGVVAGGYVGEVGRTWPVGSVPGVAEVFGRWGRLWDKLIDACQPGAPAADLLAAYQAAGEPLPAMPVARGLGMGFDPPVVSGSLPDTAAVERLQPGMVLAVTGYVWKPEVGAVFGREAVLIAPDGPEVLTTSPFWRG; from the coding sequence ATGTCGACTGAGGTTCTGGCCGACGACACCGCGCTGCGGCACGGTCGTCGGGAACGCGCGCTGGCCCAGATGGCCGAGCACGACCTGGACGTGCTAGTCCTGGGCAGGCAGGCCAACATTCGGTATATCACCGGCGCACCGCAACTCTGGGTGGCCGGGACCCGGCCGTTCGGCCCGAGCTGCGTGCTGGTGCGCGCGACAGGCGCTATCCACCTGCTCAGTACCTGGGATGAAGGTGTGCCGGAAGATATTCCGCACGAGAACCTGTACGGCATCTCCTGGAATCCGGTGAACACCGTGGCGGCGCTTCGGCGCATCGAGGGTGCCGCCACCGCCCGCCGGGTCGGAACCGACGCGCTCTCACCCAGTTTCGCCCAGCTGCTGCCGACAGCGTTTCCCGACGCCGAGCTGGTGGATGGGGAGCTGGCTATGCGTGCCGCGCGACGGATCAAGACCGCCGACGAAATCCGGGCGCTGCGCGAGTCGATCAAGGTTGCCGAGATGGCGCTGTCCGCGGCGGTGTCTGAGCTGCGGCCGGGAATGGACGAGACGAACCTCGCTGGCGTGCTGTTAGAGGCGTTGGCGGCCGGCGGCGTGAGCACTCCGTCGAATCAGGATGTGGCGTGGGTAACTTCGCGTGAACATCCCTGGCGTCGTGCCGGCGGCGACGGTCGTATTCAGTCCGGTGATTTGGTGGCGCTGTCGTCGGGAGTGGTGGCCGGCGGCTACGTGGGTGAGGTCGGCCGAACCTGGCCGGTCGGATCGGTGCCGGGCGTGGCCGAGGTATTCGGTCGCTGGGGCCGACTGTGGGACAAGCTGATTGACGCATGCCAGCCCGGAGCGCCGGCCGCGGACCTGCTGGCCGCTTATCAGGCCGCGGGAGAGCCATTGCCGGCGATGCCGGTGGCCCGAGGTCTGGGGATGGGGTTCGACCCGCCGGTGGTCTCGGGGTCGCTGCCGGACACCGCGGCGGTGGAGCGACTGCAGCCCGGCATGGTGCTGGCCGTCACGGGGTATGTCTGGAAACCGGAAGTCGGCGCGGTGTTCGGGCGCGAAGCGGTGCTGATAGCGCCTGACGGGCCGGAAGTCCTTACGACCAGTCCGTTTTGGCGCGGCTGA
- a CDS encoding M24 family metallopeptidase, protein MSTITDRLIIPETPDLTRLRRETGARLRAAMTDRGVDALILLGNNAVVYATGTSWPLGDAGLSYVERPVAVVLVDDDTPHLFLPFREGAAQESDLPSDHRHGPVYLEFDEGVSDFARKLAELIPVGATVAVDEFTGAMSRARNILFPNGTPVDAAAVVSAAKAVKTPDELSCIRTAVRITDQAMLEVQQALAPGIRQVDLSGRFLRRAFELGAMASMLEPIWQVMPNSRAEGVWTTHGDLALPLLSTERELVRGDVLWTDVSITYQGYCSDFGRTWIVGQDPSPRQQAQFDQWRHIMDAVLGVARAGATAADLGRAATAANGGVRPWLPHFYLGHGIGVNAAEMPMIGTDLGDEFDENFVLQSGMVLVLEPVVWEDGTGGYRSEEVLVITEEGSMKLTDYPYAPYVD, encoded by the coding sequence ATGAGCACGATCACCGACCGGTTAATCATCCCGGAGACCCCCGACCTAACCCGGCTGCGCCGCGAGACCGGGGCGCGGCTCCGCGCGGCGATGACCGACCGGGGTGTCGATGCCCTGATCCTGCTGGGCAATAACGCCGTCGTCTACGCGACCGGGACAAGTTGGCCGCTGGGCGATGCCGGGCTGTCCTACGTCGAGCGCCCGGTTGCGGTAGTCCTCGTCGACGACGACACGCCGCACCTGTTCCTGCCGTTCCGGGAGGGTGCCGCGCAGGAATCGGACCTGCCGTCAGATCACCGACATGGACCTGTCTATCTCGAATTCGACGAGGGCGTTTCAGATTTCGCGCGCAAACTGGCAGAGCTCATCCCGGTGGGAGCGACCGTGGCGGTCGACGAATTCACCGGTGCCATGTCTCGGGCGCGGAACATACTGTTCCCCAACGGTACTCCGGTGGACGCCGCGGCTGTGGTGAGTGCCGCCAAGGCGGTCAAGACACCGGATGAACTTTCCTGCATCCGCACCGCGGTCCGGATCACCGACCAGGCAATGCTCGAAGTGCAGCAGGCATTGGCGCCCGGAATCCGCCAAGTTGACCTGTCTGGTCGCTTTCTGCGCCGCGCCTTCGAACTCGGGGCCATGGCCAGCATGCTGGAACCGATCTGGCAGGTGATGCCAAATAGCCGGGCCGAGGGGGTGTGGACCACGCATGGCGACCTGGCTCTGCCCCTGCTGAGCACCGAGCGGGAGCTGGTCCGCGGTGACGTGCTGTGGACCGACGTCAGCATCACCTACCAGGGTTACTGTTCGGACTTCGGACGGACCTGGATCGTCGGACAGGACCCGTCGCCGCGTCAGCAGGCGCAATTCGACCAATGGCGCCACATTATGGATGCCGTGCTGGGCGTTGCGCGCGCCGGGGCAACCGCAGCCGACCTGGGTCGCGCTGCCACTGCCGCCAACGGCGGCGTCCGGCCGTGGCTTCCGCACTTCTACCTCGGTCACGGCATCGGCGTCAACGCCGCCGAGATGCCGATGATCGGAACCGATCTCGGCGACGAGTTCGACGAGAACTTCGTGCTGCAATCAGGCATGGTGCTGGTACTCGAGCCGGTGGTCTGGGAGGACGGGACCGGCGGCTATCGCAGTGAGGAAGTCCTGGTGATCACCGAGGAAGGCTCGATGAAACTGACCGACTACCCCTACGCCCCCTATGTCGACTGA
- a CDS encoding FAD-dependent oxidoreductase — protein sequence MAPLRTSLWLAEHNQKPWAASILAEGPASADVVVVGAGITGLTTAVLLARAGKDVLVVEARSVGACASGNTTSKLSLLQATHLSKILPKHGRDTARAYVDGNREGMEWLLKYCEQHGVAVQHEDAYSYAQSDKGLASAHAEFKAAQTVGLPVTWEDDAPVPFPYRGGVRLPQQAQFDPMTLLDTLTVELLEHGGRLVENCRVRKVSSRGNGVRVQVNDELRREVEVRAGQLVLATGIPILDRGGYFARVKPQRSYCMAFKVPGSITRPMMISTDSPTRSVRYALVGDGELLIVGGAGHTVGRERSPSKALDELSSWTRLHYPGAAQTHFWSAQDYEPIDELPYVGPILPNFESIFVATGFNKWGMTNGPAAALALSTRILGGRMDWADAFASWSRHELAGLSSAVMSNLEVGFNLTKGWITPSVHLTRRSPTDDGAGVVSGPPWHLEARSRVDGIEHRVSPVCPHLGGIVNWNDADQAWECPLHGSRFAPDGTLLEGPATTDLTS from the coding sequence ATGGCTCCTTTGCGGACTTCTCTCTGGCTTGCCGAGCACAACCAAAAGCCCTGGGCGGCGAGCATACTCGCCGAGGGGCCGGCATCCGCTGACGTCGTTGTCGTGGGTGCTGGGATAACCGGGCTGACGACCGCGGTGCTGCTGGCCCGCGCCGGCAAAGATGTGCTGGTGGTCGAGGCGCGCAGCGTCGGCGCCTGCGCCAGCGGCAACACCACGTCCAAGCTCAGCTTGCTGCAGGCCACGCACCTGTCGAAGATCCTGCCTAAACACGGCCGCGATACCGCCCGTGCCTACGTCGACGGCAACCGGGAAGGCATGGAGTGGTTGCTCAAATACTGCGAGCAGCACGGTGTGGCGGTGCAGCACGAGGACGCCTATAGCTATGCCCAGTCCGACAAGGGCCTCGCATCGGCGCATGCCGAGTTCAAGGCCGCGCAGACGGTGGGCCTGCCAGTCACGTGGGAGGACGACGCCCCGGTACCGTTTCCCTACCGTGGCGGCGTCCGGCTGCCCCAGCAGGCACAGTTCGATCCGATGACGCTGCTGGATACGCTGACCGTCGAGTTGCTCGAACACGGCGGGCGACTAGTCGAGAATTGTCGAGTACGTAAGGTGTCTAGCCGCGGCAATGGGGTCCGCGTGCAGGTGAACGATGAGTTGCGGCGCGAAGTCGAAGTGCGGGCGGGCCAGCTGGTGCTGGCCACCGGAATCCCCATCCTGGACCGCGGCGGCTACTTCGCCCGCGTGAAGCCGCAACGGTCCTATTGCATGGCATTCAAGGTTCCCGGCAGCATCACCCGGCCGATGATGATCTCGACCGACTCGCCGACGCGATCCGTCCGGTACGCGCTTGTCGGAGACGGCGAGCTGCTGATCGTGGGCGGCGCGGGACACACCGTCGGCCGCGAGAGGAGCCCCTCCAAGGCGCTCGACGAGCTGTCGTCGTGGACACGTCTGCACTACCCCGGTGCGGCGCAGACGCACTTCTGGTCGGCACAAGACTACGAGCCCATCGACGAACTGCCCTATGTTGGCCCGATCCTTCCCAACTTCGAAAGCATCTTCGTGGCAACGGGTTTCAACAAATGGGGAATGACTAACGGACCTGCTGCGGCGTTGGCGCTATCGACCAGAATCCTGGGTGGGCGGATGGACTGGGCCGATGCGTTCGCCAGTTGGAGCCGCCACGAGCTGGCCGGGCTGTCATCGGCTGTGATGTCCAACCTCGAAGTGGGGTTCAACCTGACCAAGGGATGGATCACACCATCGGTGCACCTGACGCGTCGCAGCCCGACCGATGACGGCGCCGGGGTGGTCAGCGGTCCACCGTGGCATCTGGAGGCCAGGTCAAGGGTCGACGGCATCGAGCATCGCGTCTCGCCGGTCTGCCCACACCTGGGAGGCATAGTCAATTGGAACGACGCCGATCAGGCCTGGGAGTGCCCCCTGCACGGGTCGCGGTTCGCGCCGGACGGCACGCTGCTGGAAGGCCCGGCCACCACTGACCTGACGTCGTAG
- a CDS encoding cytochrome P450, producing MPDTLTDSTTDTSIPEYPMARAAGCPFAPPPEVMALADAKPLSRVRIWDGSTPWLITGYEQCRELFSDSRVSVDDRVPGFPHWNAGMLSTVHKRPRSVFTSDGDEHTRFRRMLSKPFTFRRVEALRPAIQQITDDHIDMMLAGPQPADIVTAIALPVPSLVISQLLGVPYEDAEMFQHHANVGLARYATGEDTVKGAMSLHKYLCQLVEAKMQNPAEDAVSDLAERVKAGELSVKEAAQLGTGLLIAGHETTANMLGLGVLALLQNPDQLPAIRDAEDPKIVANAVEELLRYLSIIQNGQRRVAVEDIPIAGEVIRAGEGIIIDLAPANWDAHAFTEPDRLYLHRSNADRNVAFGYGRHQCVGQQLARAEMQIVFRTLFRRVPTLELAAPLEGIPFKDDRLAYGVYELPVTW from the coding sequence TTGCCCGACACGCTCACCGACAGCACGACCGATACCAGCATCCCCGAGTATCCGATGGCGCGAGCGGCGGGCTGTCCGTTCGCCCCACCCCCGGAGGTCATGGCGTTGGCCGATGCCAAACCCCTTTCCCGGGTGCGGATCTGGGACGGCAGCACACCCTGGCTCATCACCGGCTACGAGCAGTGCCGCGAGCTGTTCTCGGATTCGAGGGTAAGTGTGGACGACCGGGTGCCGGGCTTTCCGCACTGGAACGCCGGCATGTTGTCGACGGTGCACAAACGGCCCCGCTCGGTGTTCACGTCCGACGGCGACGAGCACACTCGATTCCGCCGAATGTTATCCAAGCCATTCACTTTTCGGCGGGTAGAAGCACTCCGGCCGGCCATCCAGCAGATCACTGACGACCACATCGACATGATGCTGGCCGGACCGCAACCGGCCGACATCGTCACCGCGATCGCGTTGCCGGTGCCTTCGCTGGTGATCAGCCAGCTGTTGGGGGTGCCCTACGAGGATGCCGAGATGTTTCAGCACCACGCCAACGTCGGTCTCGCGCGGTACGCCACCGGTGAGGACACCGTCAAAGGTGCCATGAGCCTGCACAAGTATCTGTGCCAATTAGTCGAAGCGAAGATGCAGAACCCCGCCGAGGACGCGGTCTCCGATCTGGCCGAACGGGTCAAGGCAGGCGAACTGAGCGTCAAAGAAGCCGCGCAATTGGGCACCGGGCTGCTGATCGCAGGGCATGAGACCACTGCGAACATGCTCGGCCTCGGGGTGCTAGCGCTGCTGCAGAATCCGGACCAGCTGCCAGCGATCCGCGATGCGGAAGACCCCAAGATTGTGGCCAACGCCGTGGAGGAGTTGCTGCGTTATCTCAGCATCATCCAGAACGGTCAGCGTCGCGTCGCCGTCGAGGACATTCCGATCGCCGGCGAGGTGATTCGCGCCGGGGAGGGCATCATCATCGACCTGGCCCCGGCGAATTGGGACGCACACGCCTTCACCGAACCGGACCGGCTCTATCTCCACCGGTCCAACGCGGACCGTAACGTCGCGTTCGGCTACGGCCGGCATCAGTGCGTGGGCCAGCAGCTTGCCCGTGCCGAGATGCAGATCGTCTTCCGGACTCTGTTCCGACGGGTGCCCACACTCGAGTTGGCGGCGCCGCTGGAAGGCATCCCGTTCAAGGATGACCGGCTTGCCTACGGCGTCTACGAACTGCCGGTCACCTGGTAA
- a CDS encoding catalase yields MSVARKPSQSTPRRISPTGASTSSDGLDNDPRAQQGSFLTTAEGLRLPDTDHSLKAGSRGPSLLEDFHLREKITHFDHERIPERVVHARGAAAHGVFEAYGNASDYTRAAFLARKANKTDVFCRFSTVLGSRGSADTVRDTRGFAVRFYTDEGNFDLVGNNIPVFFIQDGIKFPDIIHAGKPHPDREIPQAQSAHDTFWDFVSLHTEATHHVFWNMSDRGIPRSYRTMEGFGVHTFRLVNLRGKTSLVKFHWKPVAGVHSLVWEEAQIAAGCDPDFHRRDMADAIDAGAFFEYELGIQVMPDDGTDSYDGIDLLDPTKIVPEELVPVTLIGKLTLNRNPTNYFAETEQVAFHTGNFVPGIEPTNDPLMQARLFSYLDTQLTRLGGPNFTQLPINRPHCPVNDMLRDGMHQNAIHQGLAPYRPNSIDDGEPEVADADDGGYVQTRRLIEGSAVRANPVSFEDHFSQAAIFYRSLSRVEQLHVIEAFTFELGKCYEQSIKERELEVLANVDTDLCQQVAVGLGLPAPKGNPPKDVSPSPALSQVYAEPGPVAGRKVGIIADSGSDLAGVGKLIKAVTAAGAVPLLTAPGGGKLKSGRRIEVVERTLLTARSIEFDAVVVAAGTTPTGDIKLVTLLQEAFRHCKPVAAWGDGVAVLESAGISRDGPGVLIADDVDKKTTAGLLAALGMHRAWDRAPTVMASAVPPANRRPAKKK; encoded by the coding sequence ATGTCTGTAGCGCGCAAGCCGTCCCAATCCACGCCCCGCCGCATCAGCCCGACTGGTGCTTCCACCAGTTCCGATGGCCTCGACAACGACCCGCGCGCACAGCAAGGTTCGTTTTTGACCACCGCCGAGGGGCTGCGACTGCCCGACACCGACCACTCGCTCAAGGCCGGCAGCCGAGGTCCGAGCCTGCTGGAGGACTTTCACCTTCGGGAGAAGATCACCCACTTCGACCACGAGCGTATTCCCGAGCGGGTCGTACACGCCCGCGGCGCAGCGGCGCACGGTGTATTCGAGGCCTACGGAAATGCGTCCGACTACACCCGGGCAGCCTTCCTGGCCCGCAAAGCCAACAAGACCGACGTGTTCTGCCGCTTCTCCACCGTGCTGGGTTCGCGCGGCTCGGCCGACACGGTCCGCGACACCCGCGGCTTCGCGGTGCGGTTCTACACCGACGAAGGCAATTTCGACTTGGTGGGCAACAACATTCCGGTCTTCTTCATCCAAGATGGCATCAAGTTCCCCGATATCATCCACGCCGGCAAGCCGCATCCGGACCGTGAAATCCCGCAGGCGCAGTCCGCCCACGACACCTTCTGGGACTTCGTGTCGTTGCACACCGAGGCCACCCACCACGTGTTCTGGAATATGAGCGACCGGGGCATCCCGCGTTCCTACCGCACCATGGAGGGATTCGGCGTCCACACCTTCCGGCTGGTGAACCTGCGCGGCAAGACCAGCCTGGTCAAATTTCACTGGAAGCCGGTGGCGGGTGTGCACTCGCTGGTATGGGAGGAAGCGCAGATCGCTGCGGGGTGCGATCCCGACTTCCACCGCCGCGACATGGCGGACGCCATCGACGCGGGTGCCTTCTTTGAGTACGAACTCGGAATCCAGGTCATGCCCGACGACGGGACCGACAGCTATGACGGCATCGACTTGCTCGATCCGACGAAGATCGTTCCCGAAGAGCTGGTTCCGGTCACGCTGATCGGCAAGCTCACGCTGAACCGCAACCCCACCAACTACTTCGCCGAGACTGAGCAGGTCGCATTTCACACGGGCAACTTTGTTCCGGGCATCGAGCCGACAAACGACCCGCTGATGCAGGCCCGGCTGTTCTCCTACCTCGACACCCAACTGACCCGGCTCGGCGGACCAAATTTCACTCAGCTGCCGATCAACCGTCCGCACTGTCCGGTCAATGACATGCTGCGGGACGGCATGCACCAGAACGCCATTCACCAGGGTCTGGCCCCCTACCGTCCCAACAGCATCGACGATGGGGAGCCCGAGGTTGCTGACGCCGACGACGGCGGCTACGTGCAGACTCGGCGCTTGATCGAAGGAAGCGCCGTCCGCGCCAATCCCGTGTCGTTCGAGGACCACTTCAGCCAGGCGGCGATTTTCTATCGCAGTCTGAGCCGCGTCGAGCAGCTGCATGTGATAGAGGCATTTACCTTCGAACTGGGCAAGTGCTACGAGCAGTCGATAAAAGAACGCGAGTTGGAGGTACTCGCAAATGTCGATACCGATCTGTGTCAGCAAGTCGCGGTTGGCCTGGGGCTGCCGGCGCCGAAAGGCAATCCGCCGAAAGACGTTTCGCCGTCACCCGCCTTGTCCCAGGTATATGCCGAACCGGGCCCCGTGGCGGGCCGCAAGGTCGGCATCATCGCCGACTCGGGCTCGGATCTCGCCGGCGTCGGGAAACTGATCAAGGCGGTAACTGCCGCCGGAGCGGTTCCGCTGCTCACCGCTCCGGGCGGCGGAAAACTCAAGTCGGGCCGACGGATCGAGGTGGTCGAGCGCACCCTGCTGACCGCGCGGTCGATCGAGTTCGACGCGGTGGTGGTGGCGGCGGGTACCACCCCGACCGGCGACATCAAGCTAGTAACTTTGCTGCAGGAGGCTTTTCGGCACTGCAAGCCAGTGGCCGCGTGGGGGGATGGTGTGGCTGTCCTGGAATCGGCCGGTATCTCGCGCGACGGTCCGGGTGTGCTGATCGCCGATGACGTCGACAAGAAAACCACTGCCGGGCTGCTGGCCGCACTCGGTATGCACCGGGCGTGGGATCGCGCGCCGACGGTCATGGCGTCGGCGGTTCCTCCCGCGAATAGGCGTCCGGCGAAGAAGAAGTGA
- a CDS encoding TetR/AcrR family transcriptional regulator, with translation MTTVGRPVRSDRASSTQEAILAAAERLFAEHGVFAVSNRQVSEAAGQGNNAAVGYHFGTKADLVRAIEQKHRGPVERLREKMVAGLPAAAEMRDWVACLVCPLTEHLEELGNPTWYARFAAQAMTDPAYHNLVVKDALSSSSLVEVIDGINSCLPDLPVSVRFERNIMARNLLMHTCADLERALAEGTSLPRPSWRAAATGLIDAIVGLWLAPVTPVTEKPKR, from the coding sequence ATGACCACAGTCGGTCGACCCGTGCGCAGCGACCGGGCCAGCTCCACACAGGAGGCGATCCTGGCCGCCGCCGAGCGGCTATTCGCCGAACACGGCGTATTCGCGGTGTCCAACCGGCAGGTCAGCGAGGCGGCCGGACAGGGCAACAACGCCGCGGTCGGATACCACTTCGGCACCAAGGCGGACCTGGTGCGTGCCATCGAGCAGAAGCACCGCGGGCCCGTCGAGCGACTGCGGGAGAAGATGGTGGCCGGCCTGCCCGCCGCAGCCGAGATGCGGGACTGGGTCGCCTGCCTGGTCTGCCCCCTCACCGAGCACCTGGAGGAACTGGGCAACCCCACCTGGTACGCCCGATTCGCCGCGCAGGCTATGACCGATCCGGCCTACCACAACCTCGTCGTTAAGGATGCGCTGAGTTCTTCGTCGCTGGTTGAGGTGATCGACGGCATCAACAGCTGCCTACCCGACCTGCCGGTCTCCGTCCGATTCGAGCGAAACATCATGGCGCGCAACCTTTTGATGCACACCTGCGCGGACCTCGAGCGTGCCCTGGCCGAGGGCACGTCGTTACCGCGCCCGTCCTGGCGGGCCGCCGCCACCGGTCTCATCGATGCGATCGTCGGCCTGTGGCTGGCACCCGTCACACCTGTAACCGAAAAGCCGAAGAGATGA